Proteins encoded within one genomic window of Bombina bombina isolate aBomBom1 chromosome 1, aBomBom1.pri, whole genome shotgun sequence:
- the LOC128664896 gene encoding uncharacterized protein F54H12.2-like, which translates to MSFIHTASAECAKSELDIFEIQPTQTSIEKSLYVEVQPLAAISDTAPLEFYIAGNGESYFDLNNTLLYITCKIVKQDNTPIPDDARVSLINYPIATLFNQVDVTLGDRLISQSNNLYTYRAYIETILNYSRDALSTKFTAGLFYMDTAGQHNTRVLGGDNKGFAKRAQMTAGSRTVELLGHLHSDLFFQEKFIINGVDLRIRLTRNKDSFCLMSADPEPFKIQILQASLFVKRVQISAAVRIGHAQGLLAGHAKYTINNEDRVGLKVYSIAQGTRVCNFENLFLGQLPKLLIIGFVDNDAFSGAYDKNPLFFRHNFVNFAALYLDGEQIPAKPFQPDFENRNAIREYTALLQTAGKQNTDSGFLLNRDEFLDGYTLFAFELSADHEHGNHFSLIRNGNLRAEIRFSRALERTVNLIAYGVFDNIIEINQRREILYDYL; encoded by the exons ATGTCTTTTATTCATACCGCATCAGCAGAATGTGCCAAGTCAGAACTGGATATTTTTGAAATTCAACCGACGCAGACAAGTATAGAAAAAAGTCTGTATGTGGAGGTGCAACCATTAGCAGCTATCTCAGATACAGCCCCACTTGAATTTTACATTGCAGGCAATGGAGAAAGCTATTTTGATCTGAATAATACTCTGCTTTATATAACGTGTAAAATTGTGAAACAAGATAACACGCCAATACCCGATGATGCACGCGTTAGCCTAATTAATTACCCGATAGCTACGCTATTCAATCAAGTGGATGTTACGCTGGGTGATAGGCTTATATCGCAGTCCAACAACCTTTACACGTACCGTGCCTACATTGAAACTATTCTAAATTATAGCCGTGATGCACTGTCTACTAAATTCACAGCTGGCTTATTTTACATGGACACGGCGGGGcagcataatacacgtgttttAGGCGGTGATAACAAAGGCTTTGCAAAACGTGCTCAAATGACAGCGGGCAGTCGCACAGTGGAGCTACTGGGACACTTACACAGCGACCTCTTCTTTCAGGAGAAGTTTATCATCAACGGCGTAGACCTAAGAATAAGACTCACACGGAATAAAGACTCATTCTGCTTAATGTCTGCGGACCCTGAACCATTCAAGATACAAATTCTGCAGGCTTCGCTGTTTGTGAAAAGGGTGCAAATCTCTGCGGCTGTACGCATAGGCCATGCCCAAGGCCTTTTAGCCGGCCATGCTAAATACACTATAAACAATGAAG ACAGAGTTGGATTAAAAGTTTACAGCATAGCTCAGGGGACCCGTGTCTGCAATTTTGAGAATTTATTTTTGGGGCAATTACCAAAATTGTTAATCATCGGATTTGTGGATAATGATGCATTTTCAGGAGCCTACGACAAGAACCCTTTGTTTTTCAGGCATAACTTTGTAAATTTTGCTGCGCTTTATTTGGACGGCGAGCAAATACCCGCAAAACCATTCCAGCCTGACTTTGAAAACAGAAACGCTATACGTGAAtacacagctcttttgcaaacagcCGGTAAACAAAACACCGATTCTGGATTTCTTCTAAATAGAGATGAATTTTTGGATGGTTACACGCTCTTTGCGTTTGAATTGTCAGCGGATCACGAACATGGAAACCATTTCTCTCTGATACGTAACGGCAACCTAAG